A region from the Bactrocera dorsalis isolate Fly_Bdor chromosome 1, ASM2337382v1, whole genome shotgun sequence genome encodes:
- the LOC105222045 gene encoding uncharacterized protein LOC105222045 isoform X2 — protein sequence MPFKWSPPQRKKLTKGGSEALLSSNSSLTSNTSNTKKTTSAINNTQQYFDDNYLQLKQQQQQQHNSAPLKLGNTKFALKRATLNDSSACSSMQSLCSTNSTKLADVKHEKDDEYELLHKIGHHCNNYHHTHSSVFGRGSSSTSSNESYSGSNRFGGSSTSKRGKKQMWGSRERAGMSFLIVIAFFAVFGLIVLMELFMIDDRSHTGMMALRHGNNFGSRSGDSMPDYDNVKDDYDLLDENLLTDSKLGFVQFRDNKLKIQDADGDGNGRVAGALLNAGSVLAQPQRGAANADGVGAAGAARPAGMGTPIIPWGKTLPAKVEETLPHFPIGVQPNDGAWQVVNGTRFKFFVFSAYYDRRDGAKLVRVIGATKTRTPERVWCRFWYPQPSQQQQQSQQQQQPQHTPSYTSATVMARVKVIRENWNLKYSAVFVLCPVRPAELEVPHYVSIVARLRAPPGNLLQLRNTDWDPDFAHLRKLPVAAANSSASAAQTNASAAQHLHQRQQPQYHRPVTMSPAAGAQYLPFGLPTDEQIPDKIAVCVKPFHFNYDQALYLMEFLEFYALMGVAHFTFYNHTLGPHATCVLQHYIDGDIPNTSTAWDVDLAEVMGKGVTLMGYDAAKVDAVLSGYYNLDSNNNYNKDNDGNNFNRKINNKRESAGNQTGVANTETTQQTQKQQSIATTLEREVTGALQPPPPPPPAPAEAQQQQQAKPPLQTTLPPVKRYKSTQYAKPTINILPWNLRMRSQKEIRTEGLFAALNDCLYRTMHRYRYLAMVDLDEFIVPRHNDTLNELINSLNHRFRYRNLGAYSFQNAFFYLQFPDDPLVTLAHSQPQPYSREQQPYAHTNPGLRASLVTQRKTRRRLKLHPQKQRSKYICKPESVIEAGNHFVWEFSPAKGSLNVPPTDGILQHYRVCEFGGNDCIKTPSVVDRTATKYVNRLVERVELVYKHLKQRCDLPPLPNEPPAEQQQQSQSQQQRKQQSQSTVMA from the exons ATGCCTTTCAAATGGAGCCCCCCACAACGTAAGAAACTTACCAAGGGGGGCTCCGAAGCATTGCTCTCTTCAAACTCATCTTTAACGTCAAATACTTCGAATACTAAAAAGACAACCAGCGCAATCAACAACACGCAACAGTATTTTGACGACAACTACTTACAactgaagcaacaacaacaacaacaacacaactcaGCACCACTAAAACTTGGCAATACGAAATTTGCACTGAAACGTGCAACATTAAATGATTCTAGCGCCTGCAGCTCAATGCAATCGTTATGCTCAACGAATTCCACAAAACTAGCCGATGTGAAACATGAAAAGGATGATGAATATGAATTATTGCACAAAATAGGTCACCATTGTAACAATTATCACCACACACATTCTAGTGTGTTTGGACGCGGCAGCAGTAGTACCAGTTCAAATGAGAGCTATAGTGGTAGCAATAGATTCGGCGGTAGTTCGACGTCGAAACGTGGCAAGAAACAAATGTGGGGTTCACGTGAACGCGCAGGCATGAGCTTTTTAATTGTTATAGCATTCTTTGCCGTCTTCGGATTGATTGTACTGATGGAG CTGTTCATGATCGACGACCGTTCGCACACCGGGATGATGGCGTTGCGCCATGGCAATAACTTTGGCTCACGTTCGGGTGATTCAATGCCGGATTATGATAATGTAAAG GATGACTACGATTTACTAGATGAAAATCTACTAACCGATAGTAAATTAGGATTTGTACAGTTTCgtgataataaattaaaaattcaag ACGCTGATGGCGATGGGAATGGACGTGTGGCCGGCGCACTACTCAATGCCGGCAGTGTCTTGGCCCAGCCACAACGCGGTGCAGCTAACGCTGATGGTGTTGGTGCGGCGGGAGCGGCACGACCAGCCGGCATGGGTACACCCATTATACCCTGGGGTAAAACATTACCCGCCAAAGTGGAGGAGACATTGCCACACTTTCCGATTGGCGTGCAGCCAAATGATGGCGCTTGGCAAGTTGTCAACGGCACACGCTTCAAGTTCTTCGTCTTTTCGGCCTATTATGATCGACGTGATGGCGCGAAATTGGTGCGCGTCATAGGCGCGACCAAGACACGTACACCGGAGCGGGTGTGGTGTCGCTTTTGGTATCCACAGCCgtcgcagcagcagcaacagtcacagcaacaacagcagccacaGCATACGCCGTCGTATACATCGGCGACTGTGATGGCGCGCGTGAAG GTTATACGCGAAAATTGGAACCTCAAATACAGCGCCGTCTTTGTGCTCTGTCCGGTGCGACCCGCCGAGCTGGAAGTGCCGCATTATGTAAGCATTGTGGCACGTTTACGCGCCCCACCGGGTAATCTCCTACAATTGCGCAACACCGATTGGGATCCTGACTTTGCGCATCTCCGCAAACTACCGGTCGCTGCGGCGAATAGCAGCGCTAGTGCTGCGCAAACTAATGCATCCGCGGCACAGCATTTGCATCAGCGACAACAACCACAATACCATCGGCCTGTTACAATGTCACCGGCAGCCGGTGCTCAGTATTTGCCATTCGGTTTGCCCACCGATGAACAGATACCGGATAAAATTGCTGTCTGCGTGAAACCCTTCCATTTCAATTATGATCAGGCATTGTATCTAATGGAGTTTCTGGAGTTCTACGCTCTCATGGGTGTTGCTCATTTCACATTCTACAATCATACTTTGGGTCCACATGCCACTTGCGTGCTGCAACACTACATTGACGGCGATATACCGAACACTTCGACAGCATGGGATGTGGATTTGGCGGAAGTGATGGGCAAAGGTGTTACTCTAATGGGTTATGATGCAGCTAAAGTGGACG CTGTGCTTAGTGGTTACTATAATCTTGATAGcaacaataattacaacaaagacAACGATGGCAACAATTTTAACCGCAAAATCAACAATAAGAGAGAGTCTGCTGGCAATCAAACGGGTGTGGCAAATACAGAAACgacacaacaaacacaaaaacaacaaagcatagCAACAACGCTTGAAAGAGAAGTAACCGGTGCATTacaaccaccaccaccgccgccaccaGCACCAGCAGaagcacagcagcagcagcaggccAAACCACCGTTACAAACAACATTGCCACCGGTGAAGCGTTATAAAAGTACACAGTACGCAAAGCCGACAATTAATATTCTGCCATGGAATTTGCGTATGCGTTCGCAAAAGGAAATACGCACCGAGGGGCTTTTTGCGGCACTCAACGATTGCCTCTATCGTACAATGCATCGCTACCGATACTTAGCGATGGTGGATTTGGATGAATTCATTGTGCCGCGCCACAACGACACGCTCAACGAATTAATTAA CTCGCTTAATCATCGCTTCCGCTATCGCAATCTCGGCGCTTACTCCTTTCAAAATGCCTTCTTCTATCTGCAATTCCCCGATGATCCACTGGTGACACTGGCACACTCACAACCGCAGCCGTACAGTCGAGAGCAACAGCCGTACGCGCACACAAACCCAGGCTTACGCGCCTCATTGGTGACACAACGAAAGACACGCAG ACGGCTAAAGCTTCATCCTCAAAAGCAACgttctaaatatatttgtaagccCGAGTCGGTTATCGAAGCGGGTAACCACTTCGTTTGGGAATTTTCGCCAGCAAAAGGATCGCTAAATGTACCACCAACAGACGGTATATTGCAACATTATCGT